A segment of the Saccopteryx leptura isolate mSacLep1 chromosome 11, mSacLep1_pri_phased_curated, whole genome shotgun sequence genome:
GGCGGAGCCTGTAGCCAGTGGCCAAGATGCATTAACTAACCTGCATCTTAATTTTTCAGCGCCTCTTCCCGCGAGCGCCTAGCCTTTCTTCGAGCCCAGACAAACCTCGGCAAAGGCAAATGCGCCCGGAGTGGAGCAAGGGCTGCCGGCAAGCTAGGCACAGCGTTCTCCATTCTTAGTTTCTCTTCCCCACGTCCTCCCAGAGGTGAATGTGTGGCACTCCCAACCTTCGTCCTTGCACTCTCCCCTGGCTGTGGACAGTGACACAAGAGCTGCCCCAAGTCAGCTCTTTGGGTCACAAAGTCCCTGTGTCAACACCAAGGCCAGAGAAGGGCTCAGGAAGCACTTTATAGTCCAGCCACCCGTTCCTGGAGCGGGCAAGGTTGTGACTCCTGCCAATGACCAGATAAGTTTGCCTGGTATGGTGGGTAGGAGAACAGACAGATCTTCTCTTCTGAAGAGCAAAGCCCCTCAACTGCCCCCATATCGGGAGTCTAGGCAGCCTGGAAAACGGAAATGTATTGTCTAAGTAAGAGTCCAAGTGCACAGGGTTTTTGAATAAGGGCTATACCTGGTCTCTCTGGGTCCTGGAAAGAGAGGGCTCCTAGCAGACACCAAGCACCCCATTCTGCCTCGGAAATAGAGGACAAAGTTGGCACATTGTGGGGAGGGCggatgtgtgagagagagttCATCGATGAAAGCTAGTGGGCTAGGAGGAAGAGAAGTAAAGAGAGAAGATAGGAAAAAGGCgcacagaaagaagaggaaatggaGGAATAAACATGAGGTCGAGAAGAAATAAGAAGTGTGTAGGGGAGAGCaggaggaaacagaaagaaacGCTAGGCGCGTTAACCTGGGCCCCGAGCACCCCGGCGCCCTCCTCTCCCGAGCAGCCTGGCGCCGGCGACCCTCTGGGCTTACCTGCCAGGCGTAAGGCGGACATGCGCTGGAACTCCGGCTCCTGCAGCCACTTCCACATCCTGCGGAAGGTCTCCCTGCCAGACTTGAGTTTACTCCACGGCTTGGGGTTCCGGAGCAGGTCGGAGAGAGTCCCCTGAGACCGGCACAGCACCCTCTGCGCGAAGATCGCCTGCGGAATGCTGTAGCGCTTCAGCTCGGCGGTGATGCGCTGGGCCACCTCCTTGGTGTTGATCTCCTCCAGCTGCCCGGACGTGGCCACCTGCGAGCCCGACGAAGACGAGGGCGGGCGCTCGCGACTGGGTGCCAGCACCGGCCCGTGGGACTGTGCGTGACCTGGGTGGTGCAGACCGTTGAGGTGCGACATCATGGCTGCGGGCGGCGTGCCCAAGCCCCGGGACAGGTGCTGCTCCCCGCGCGTCAGCATGGCGGTGTGGTGCGTGTCGAAGTTGGGGCTGAGCATCTTGTCGTGGCCCGGCGGCCCGTAGTTGGGCAGGCTCTGCTGCGCGTTGTGGAGGCCGCCCAGCCCGTTGCCCAGCGGCGTGGCGGCCAGCGGGGACAGGCTCTGGCTCATGCCGGGCATCTCCTTGTAGGGGCTGTACAGGTTGTTCATGGCCGGGAGCCCGCGCTCATCGCGCATGAGGGTGAAGCTGCCGCTGACGTTGCCCGACAGgcgctggtggtggtggtggtggtggtggtgcgggTGGTGGTGCGGGTGCGGGTGGTGGAACTTGTCCGACACGGTGGAGATGGGCGGCAGCGGCTGGAGCGGCGTCAACGTGGTGTAGGTGTTGCTCATGCCCATCCCGGGCGGGGACGAGTCGCAGGACATGCTCATAGCGTGATGCAGCGGGATGGAGAGCTCGGGCCGGTAGTCGCCGCCGTCCAGGATCGAGGCCATGCTCGTGACCATGGCCGAGCGCGACGCCGCCgcggccgccgctgccgccgTGCCCAGCTCCTGGTGAGCCGCGGGCGGCGGCGGGCCCCGCAGTGAGCCAGCGGCGCCGCGGCCAGCgtggtgggggctggggctggccaGCAGCTCTGGCTCATGGCCGGggcccccgccgccgcccccgccgcccccgccgccgcccccgccgctgccgccgccggcCGGCCCGTGTAAAGTGCCCAGACTTTCCATTGTCAGCTCCGGGTTCATGGCGCAGCCTTCTAGTTCTTTGGTGAGGCATCGATAGGCGGTGTAGGCAGCCTTCATTCAGTCCATCGGGGCACGGGGGCGACGGGGGCGGCCGGCAGGCTGGCAAGGCGCGCGTGGCGGAGCTCGGCCGCGGGAGTGCTTGAGTGTGTGGAAGGGGCCGTGCGTGCGGTGTGCGCCCGGGGCTGCGGGCGGGCGCgcccggggtgggggcgggggcggcggggcgggcgtgagggagaggagagggggcggggagggagggagggatcacCGAGCCCCACCGCTCGGGCCGGCGCGCTGCCTAGCCATGTCCCAGCCCGCTTCGGCGCCGACGTCTTCTGTTTAGGTGAACGGGAGCTGTCCAGAAGGGTTCTGCCGCTGGCCCGGGCAGCCAACCTACCCTCCCGGGCCCGGGGCGGGGCAGCGCCCGATAAGCGCCGCGAACAGCCATTCCGAGGTCACGGCTGGCTCGGAGGGCGGGCCTCCTGCGCACACCTACCAATGGCctaggagggggcggggcagcgcGTTTCATGTTTGGCTGACGGCTCTGTGCCTTTTTCCTCTTCTGCCACTAGAATGAAACgtcaaggagagggagggagaggaaaaaggggtagagagagggagggaaggaggcgaGAGTGCGAGTGGGGGACAGAAATTGCGTTAAAGATGCCGTGCTGTATCCCTCCGAAGCAGCTGCGATCTGGGGGAAAAGGGCATTGCTTCAGCCCCTTCGCCTCACCCTAAAGCTTTTCTCGAAGCTTGGAAGCTGAGAGGAAAAGATTCCGCTACAAACCggtgtaaaaacaaacacacatctCCTGGCAAGCCACTTCCCAAGCGTCCCTAGCTGGGAACTAGTAGTTGTTAGCCGTTTAAAATGCAGGCGCCAATGTATTCTAATGCAGGGTAAATTACCGAGACGGAGACCTGCAGAATCTACTGGGCAAGAGGAACTCCGGAGCCCTAGCTGCCTGTGAGCCGCCGCCGGCGGACGCAAGCCCACAGGCGGCTCGGGCCAAGGTAATGCATGCAAAGTTAACACAATGACTTCATTTAATTACCCGGCGAACCCATAAATCTCCCAGTTATGAGGCTTCAGAAGGGCCCTGCTAGATTGCTAAACAAAACTAGAACTCCAGAAGCTGCGGTTTCAAGGTGACCAAACGCTTGCCTCATTAGATACTTGGAAAGAATAGGCGGTAGTGGTGTTGGGGCCGGTGAGGGGGAGTCGTTCCGGCAGGATTGTTGCCGCTGCCTATAGTGAGCAAACTTCTGGGGGCAGGGAGTGTGTAAACCGTCCAGGACATCGCCTGTCGATCTTtcccaagcacacacacacatactcttcTCTCGAATCCCGGGAGAACGCCCGGGTTACGGCTGTGGATAGATGCCATGAAGCCTTGGGCAGACATTGACATATCCAAACCTTATTTCTGAACAGACTAGAGCTCTGGCGAGTTCTAGGACGCTGCTGAGCCGCAGCTTTAAAAAGTACATCTTCTTTTATCTAGAATTTCCGTTGTTCAGTAACCCCTGACAGGGACTAGGAGTGGAGCAGGTTAGAGAGAATGTGGAGATTTCTGCCGCCCGGGTAGGGGGTGGAGAGGTAGTTGAAGATAGCCACTGGACGTTGAAAGCAATAAAAGTAACAGATTCTTCCAAAGCAGGTTGCGCTCTGTTTGCCTCCGAAGATTCAAGCTAGCTGAGGTTGCGCAGATGTTGCCTTTGTTTAAAGAGACAGTAATTAAGGACAGGGTGGACATAAGTTTGAGAAGCGTGACCTATTTTCTTTTGATCAGCTGTCAAAAGAAGAGCAGGGGGTCGCCTTAAGACAGCCCCCTCCAACCACTTCCAGCTGTTATAGAAAACTTGATAAGAAAACAAGGACACAGCCTGGAATACTGTATGTGCCTTCCAGGCATTTGAGAAAGGTTTGAAAATAGTTCTTAGTCTCCCTGACCTTTTTACAGCTGTCCTCCTCTTTTCTAGCTGCAGAGTCCCCCAAAACCCACCCTCTTCCACATCATCCTGTTATGAAGTGTACAGTGGCGTTATTCATAGGTTTACTATTGAGTTCTGGACAATACCTTGCcaagtattttttcaaatagctgaTTCTCTGTGATGCCAAAGCCTGAGTAAGAAAGTGGACAATTCCCTGCATTACTAACGGTACTTTTCTGGATGTTCACATCTCTGATGTCCCAACACTGGATAGGTAAAATAACTCACCTTGcggtctctctgcctttcctcttcccctcagcCTGTCCTACTATCTCTCCTTCCACTACACACCTTATATATGGCATCTGGGCACTTGGGATAATTTGAAACAGTTAATATTGGAAATACGCACCCAATTGAACAAAAGTTAACAAGAGTGCAATCTCTTGTTGGCCCAAGACTGAAATAGGACAGCAGAGGAGCAAGGCTGGGGTAGGAGCCTGTCTTGTGTGCCCTAGTCCTGAACGAAGCCACCCCTGCCCTTGCTTCAGGCTAGTGACTGCAGGCTGGAACATCGATAGCCACTGCCTATAtggaaaactaaatatataaattgccatttaaataatttttcaaaatgatcaACTCATTTACCAGGCAACCAAGATAAATCGCCTGGGAATTGCATTTCGGTGTGCCTGGGAGCAGTCATGTGCTGGGGAGTTGAAAGGTGAGTTGCATATCCTTGCTGCctggctccctcctcctgccttttccctccctttctctcccaccaTAGCTCCCCCTTCGCTCGATCAATATTGGTGATCTCGGGGAAATCATGAAATAGTATTGGCTTCTTTGTGTATAATTTCATTGGGCTAGATTAAAGCAGATTTTTCACGTTTTTCTAATGGTCGTTTGAGATTTTATATTTCAACCCAAAacccacttaaaagaaaaattaatgtgcATATTTAGTCATCATCCCAATTTTTACTGAATtaggttttcatttccttttccctttctaaaaaggaaaaaagtatttaGTTTCTACTTGAAGTTAATTCTAAGAACGTCAGCACTAATAAGGTTTTCTAATATGTTTTGAAATATCTTTGATGTGTCTTTAtcgttcttaaaaaaataataaaaaggaaaggttGCTTTCTAACTGCCCCTTGTCTAGGAAACATACATTAATCTTTACAACTTCTGCGACtcagaaatttcttttaaattgaagttaCACTCTTGTTCTTCTTACCCCTTGGCATTTGATTCACAAATAGACTATACAGAAATGCAATAGCAGGAGAGCTGGTTCATGCCTGTTAGAATCCGGACAAGTAGTTGCACCAGCCATTATATCAGAAGCAGGATACATACCCATTTATTGGTGTGCCAGGTCCACAGGTCTGATTTTCTTCAAGATCAGACACTTAAATGGGTCAGAAGAAGCCTGTAAATAAAATGCAGCTTTGACAACAAATGTAAGCTATTGTTCTGTGAAAGAAAACAATCTGAACTTGACTGAGCAATTGCAGAAAAAGACTGGATATTTTTACTGTCAGAGCTTTTCAGATGTGTTTTCACATTCAATTGTTTTTAGGCTCTGAGAGGGAGAAAGCAGTGGACATTCAATTAAAACAGAGATCCTATAaattattcacacacacaaaataaacagaccACAAGTAAACCTAGTCTGGAGAAGGGGCCCAACAGCTTTGTTTTCACCAAACAACAGTAACCACAACCCAAGTCCCAGGAAGCAGAGGGCTCTGCTGATTTCTACTCAATGTTCAAAATGCTGAAGCAGGGCTTGTGTTGAACAGAACACATTTGTGTTACAGCTAGGTTTATCAGAGCAAtacaaaaagacataaaaaaaaaaaaaaagacataatggtGGGTTGATTtggactattttatttttgtccttcccCAAACCATCTGGCGTGTGAGTGTAGGGGTATTGATCAGGATCTGTGAGCTGCAGACCCCATGCCAATCTATAGCGTTTCTGGCAATCAGCGTCGCCCATGAATTGCAGCTGTCTGTGCAGCTCCTGAACAGAAATCTTCAAAAAAGTACCCTCCTTATCAAACACATCATCCGTTCAGGGGTAAGTCAATATCTTTTCTTTGTGATTCCGCGAGCCAGGATTATGCAGGAGAAAGTTTTTGTTGTCTGTcgtagctgctgctgctgctgctgctgcgcctccccccaacccccctcttTTTAAAGGAAGGAGAGCAATTTTCTAGCCATTCAATGGTAATGGTTTTCCAGAAAGGCCTCAAGCGTTTCTATGAATCAGACAACAAATGCTGTTTAAATATTGTGGGGGAATTCGAAGAGGAGGGAGAAATTCTTATGTTGCTGTACACAAATAGGAAGTGATAATAGAGAGTGCTTTTTAACGGCCCAGaattttctcccccttttccgGAGTCCCTGGTGATGAAGACACGGAAAGTCCCTGTGATTACACTTGCAGATGGACGGTGGGTGCTTGTGGCGGAAAAGGCGCCTTCGGAATTGAGGCTGTTGACATCTCCATTAGCTCCAAGTTTCCTGTTAGAAAGCTCAGGCTAGTTGAGCACAGGGAGAGAAAACTTAAACCGAAACCCCACGAACTCCCTCCGGCCTCTCAGCTCAGATGTTCGCTGACACCTTTGGCTCTATTTGTATCTGggaaagttaaaaaacaacaacaacaaaaagttgtcCTGATGGTGAGGCCAAAACGGCCCTTTCCTGTCCTCCGTGAGAGTGTTGTTAAAACTGAAAATGCCAGGTTATGTGGCAGAGCGGGCAGGAGACTGGCCGCCCTTAACTTTGTGGCCGACGAAAGTCACTTGACGCTGGGTGCAGGAGAGTCGAGTTTGCTCGAGTTCTCCCAGGCGGAGCGGGCCTGCTGGGCAGAGAGCGGGAGCCAACGGGAGCCGGCCCGCCGGGGAGCCCTCTCTCGACGCCCCAAGTCCAGGGCCTGGATTGAAAACAGGAGTGGAGCTGAGGGGTCACCCAGCGGGGTGGCTGGGCGGGGGCAAAACGCGCCACAGCCTCAGGAGTCCGCGCGCGTGGAGTGGGCAgtcggggcgggggaggggaagacCCACCCCAGAGAGCTGGCACCTGCTCCGCGGCCGGAGGCCGAGGGGTGGCGGCACCGCGGAGCCACGCGGAGGAGCGCCCGCCGGTTTCAAAGACAGCCGGGGGCTGGGCCAGCCCACCCCGATCGCCCCTCCGCGCCGGCTGGAGTCTGGCGCCTTCGGGGCCCCTCACACAGCACACGTCCCGGCCCTTCTCCCACCCGCTCTCTGGGTCCCGGCTCCTCCGCGGGCGGAGCTGGGACAGGAGTGGGCGCCGGGCCTCTGGGCCTGGACAG
Coding sequences within it:
- the ONECUT2 gene encoding one cut domain family member 2 — encoded protein: MKAAYTAYRCLTKELEGCAMNPELTMESLGTLHGPAGGGSGGGGGGGGGGGGGGPGHEPELLASPSPHHAGRGAAGSLRGPPPPAAHQELGTAAAAAAAASRSAMVTSMASILDGGDYRPELSIPLHHAMSMSCDSSPPGMGMSNTYTTLTPLQPLPPISTVSDKFHHPHPHHHPHHHHHHHHQRLSGNVSGSFTLMRDERGLPAMNNLYSPYKEMPGMSQSLSPLAATPLGNGLGGLHNAQQSLPNYGPPGHDKMLSPNFDTHHTAMLTRGEQHLSRGLGTPPAAMMSHLNGLHHPGHAQSHGPVLAPSRERPPSSSSGSQVATSGQLEEINTKEVAQRITAELKRYSIPQAIFAQRVLCRSQGTLSDLLRNPKPWSKLKSGRETFRRMWKWLQEPEFQRMSALRLAACKRKEQEPNKDRNNSQKKSRLVFTDLQRRTLFAIFKENKRPSKEMQITISQQLGLELTTVSNFFMNARRRSLEKWQDDLSTGGSSSASSTCTKA